Proteins encoded within one genomic window of Nonomuraea gerenzanensis:
- a CDS encoding pectinesterase family protein: MIALTVIATLTPAATAATTRATIVVAADGSGDHTNVQDAVNAVPPGNTRPVTILVRRGTYKQQVVIPADKPHITLRGDTRDPREVVLTFDASASTPKPDGSGTYGTSGSASYVISAPDFTARDLTFENSYDEAANGNSQAVAVRTTGDRQVYDNVRFLGNQDTLYANTGSASTFARQYFHNCYVEGDVDFIFGRATAVFDRCVIKALSRGSTDDNGYVTAASTEIGNPYGFLIHRSHLVSDASARTFHLGRPWPAGGSVTARGQVLVRESWLGQQFKDAPWTDMSGLSWREARLSEYRNHGPGATVNDDRPQLTAEQARAFTPERYLAGADGWNPVRRPAHTRPEPGREVLPRDDGWAAATTGTTGGSAARPEDVHVVSTRAQLLAALGDPADNTPRIVYVKGAVDADTDAAGNPLTCDDYAMDGYSLPAYLAAYDPAVWGRTSLPSGPLEEARKASYAKMAAHVTVTIGSNVTLMGLGGDAALKSFGLRISNADNVIVRNLTITDTADCFPQWDPTDGAEGNWNASFDNMEVSASTHVWLDHNTLNDGDNPDSGQPLHFGRPYQVHDGLLDVVRGANYVTLSWNHLSGHDKVSLIGNTDNPTRYAEEDKLKVTLHHNYFDSLGQRTPRVRFGQVHVYNNYYRGGAGHGYSIGVGFGSKVYAESNAFDGIAAAKVLTVFNGTAITARDNLVDGVVTDVVAAYDEANGTALGTDAGWTPALVPRVHPAKALRYLVPAGAGAGRLR, encoded by the coding sequence ATGATCGCCCTGACAGTGATCGCCACGCTCACCCCCGCGGCCACGGCCGCGACCACCCGCGCCACGATCGTCGTGGCCGCCGACGGCTCGGGCGACCACACGAACGTGCAGGACGCCGTGAACGCCGTGCCCCCGGGCAACACCCGGCCGGTCACGATCCTGGTGCGCAGGGGCACCTACAAGCAGCAGGTGGTCATCCCCGCCGACAAACCGCACATCACGCTGCGCGGCGACACCCGCGACCCGCGCGAGGTGGTGCTCACCTTCGACGCCTCGGCGTCCACCCCGAAGCCGGACGGCTCCGGCACCTACGGCACCTCGGGCAGCGCCTCGTACGTGATCAGCGCCCCCGACTTCACCGCCCGCGACCTCACCTTCGAGAACTCCTACGACGAGGCGGCGAACGGCAACAGCCAGGCCGTCGCGGTCAGGACGACGGGCGACCGGCAGGTCTACGACAACGTCAGGTTCCTCGGCAACCAGGACACCCTGTACGCCAACACGGGCTCCGCCAGCACGTTCGCCCGGCAGTACTTCCACAACTGCTACGTCGAGGGCGACGTCGACTTCATCTTCGGCCGCGCCACGGCCGTGTTCGACCGCTGCGTGATCAAGGCGCTGAGCCGGGGCAGCACGGACGACAACGGCTACGTCACCGCCGCCAGCACGGAGATCGGCAACCCGTACGGCTTCCTGATCCACCGCAGCCACCTCGTCAGCGACGCGTCCGCCCGCACCTTCCACCTCGGCCGCCCGTGGCCCGCCGGCGGCTCCGTCACGGCGCGCGGCCAGGTGCTGGTCCGCGAGTCCTGGCTGGGCCAGCAGTTCAAGGACGCGCCCTGGACCGACATGTCGGGGCTGAGCTGGCGCGAGGCCCGCCTGTCCGAGTACCGCAACCACGGCCCGGGCGCGACCGTGAACGACGACCGCCCGCAGCTCACCGCGGAGCAGGCCAGGGCGTTCACGCCGGAGCGGTACCTGGCGGGCGCGGACGGCTGGAACCCGGTGCGCCGCCCGGCCCACACCAGGCCCGAGCCGGGCCGCGAGGTGCTGCCGCGCGACGACGGCTGGGCGGCGGCCACCACCGGCACGACGGGCGGCTCCGCGGCCCGCCCGGAGGACGTGCACGTCGTCTCGACCAGGGCGCAGCTGCTGGCCGCGCTGGGCGACCCGGCCGACAACACCCCGCGGATCGTCTACGTCAAGGGCGCCGTCGACGCCGACACCGACGCCGCGGGCAACCCGCTGACCTGCGACGACTATGCCATGGACGGCTACAGCCTGCCCGCCTACCTGGCCGCCTACGACCCGGCCGTCTGGGGCAGGACCAGCCTCCCGTCGGGGCCGCTGGAGGAGGCCCGCAAGGCCTCGTACGCCAAGATGGCCGCGCACGTCACGGTCACCATCGGCTCCAACGTCACGCTCATGGGCCTGGGCGGGGACGCCGCGCTGAAGAGCTTCGGCCTGCGGATCAGCAACGCCGACAACGTCATCGTGCGCAACCTGACCATCACCGACACCGCCGACTGCTTCCCGCAGTGGGACCCGACCGACGGCGCCGAGGGCAACTGGAACGCCTCCTTCGACAACATGGAGGTCTCCGCCTCCACCCACGTGTGGCTGGACCACAACACGCTCAACGACGGCGACAACCCGGACTCGGGCCAGCCGCTCCACTTCGGCCGCCCGTACCAGGTGCACGACGGGCTGCTCGACGTCGTGCGCGGCGCGAACTACGTGACGCTCTCGTGGAACCACCTCAGCGGCCACGACAAGGTGAGCCTGATCGGCAACACTGACAACCCCACGCGGTACGCCGAGGAGGACAAGCTCAAGGTCACGCTGCACCACAACTACTTCGACTCGCTCGGCCAGCGCACGCCCCGGGTGCGGTTCGGGCAGGTGCACGTGTACAACAACTACTACAGGGGCGGCGCCGGGCACGGGTACAGCATCGGCGTCGGCTTCGGCTCGAAGGTCTACGCCGAGAGCAACGCCTTCGACGGGATCGCCGCGGCGAAGGTGCTGACGGTGTTCAACGGCACGGCGATCACGGCCAGGGACAACCTGGTGGACGGCGTGGTGACCGACGTGGTGGCCGCGTACGACGAGGCCAACGGCACGGCGCTGGGCACGGACGCGGGCTGGACCCCCGCGCTGGTCCCCCGCGTGCATCCGGCCAAGGCGCTGAGGTACCTGGTGCCGGCGGGCGCGGGCGCGGGGCGCCTGCGCTGA
- a CDS encoding endo-1,4-beta-xylanase produces the protein MRTLRALVAAALLCLLPVLPAHAADRTYDFEDGTTQGWGPRGDGVSVTVTPEAARTGTGGLAVSGRTATWHGASITAPFAEGVGHTVTAYARLAPGQPAGTIAMTVQRTPAGGETTYERVAAATVTDGAWVPLSGGYQLPAGSTDVQLYIESSDATTQYLVDDIVLRPLGDPTREPITSDFEDGTAQSWATRAAAVLEVGTTAHAGARGLTVTGRSASWDGPALNVLGRLGKGDKYALSAWVRLGPDTASGKLGLSIERRTGGTPSYERVVAPKDVPAGQWVQLSGTYTLAHDADFLSVYVESDTGTFPFHLDDFTLTYVEPKPIQTGLPSLKDELPFTIGSAFTRPETLGVHGELLAKHFDGVTPGNELKWDATEPREGEFTFTDADHLVSFATEHGMTIRGHTLAWHSQTPAWVFENATKEVLLERLERHVRTLVTRYKGRIAAWDVVNEVVDENQPDGLRRSPWYEIAGLDFIRTAFRVAREADPDAKLFINDYNTEFPRKREALYKLVKQLKDEGVPIDGVGHQLHLNIEHPPASAVEATIERFAPLGLDQQVTELDVSIYTDFVSTYDTIPPELLVEQGYRYKELFDVFRRQADRLSSVTVWGESDDVSWLRSWPIPRLNAPLLFDDDLQAKPAYWGVVDPSRLDPLVRKLEAPAAVVKVDGKRDLEWDLLPDAPLARVGDVSAGFQARSSAAGLYLLAEVTDPAVNAGDRVTFTVDGRSRTLTRTSPGVRGTATGYRAEALLAGGTDVQVAVHDRGTRTTWTGRLTPTAAVKRTTAPHRQAPPVLDGAVDRMWSGVPEIRTGTWIQGTSGATAKVRSLWSGSTLYVLAQVTDPELSESSANPWEQDSVELFVDPGNGKTKGYEDDDGQYRVSFSGRVTVGGTFDAAGVKDNVRAAAVTVPGGYVVEAAIHLPTVTLEEGALVGFDVQVNDATGAARTAAVTWNDATRRSYLDTSHWGVARLGG, from the coding sequence GTGCGCACCCTTCGAGCCCTGGTGGCCGCCGCCCTGTTATGCCTCCTGCCGGTGCTCCCGGCGCACGCGGCCGACCGCACGTACGACTTCGAGGACGGCACCACCCAGGGATGGGGACCGCGCGGCGACGGCGTCTCCGTCACCGTGACCCCGGAGGCGGCCCGCACGGGGACGGGCGGCCTCGCGGTCAGCGGCCGGACCGCCACCTGGCACGGCGCGTCCATCACCGCCCCGTTCGCCGAAGGCGTCGGCCACACCGTCACCGCCTACGCCAGGCTCGCCCCGGGGCAGCCCGCCGGCACGATCGCGATGACCGTGCAGCGCACGCCGGCCGGCGGCGAGACCACGTACGAGCGGGTCGCGGCGGCCACCGTCACCGACGGCGCGTGGGTGCCGCTGTCGGGCGGCTACCAGCTCCCCGCCGGCTCCACCGACGTGCAGCTCTACATCGAGAGCTCCGACGCCACCACCCAGTACCTCGTGGACGACATCGTCCTGCGCCCGCTCGGCGACCCCACGCGCGAGCCCATCACCAGCGACTTCGAGGACGGCACCGCGCAGAGCTGGGCCACGCGCGCCGCCGCCGTGCTGGAGGTCGGCACGACCGCCCACGCGGGCGCCCGCGGCCTCACCGTCACCGGCCGCTCCGCCTCCTGGGACGGCCCCGCCCTGAACGTGCTCGGCCGCCTGGGCAAGGGCGACAAGTACGCCCTGTCGGCCTGGGTGCGGCTCGGCCCGGACACCGCGTCGGGCAAGCTCGGCCTCTCGATCGAGCGCCGGACCGGCGGCACCCCGAGCTACGAGCGCGTCGTCGCGCCGAAGGACGTGCCCGCCGGGCAGTGGGTGCAGCTCTCGGGGACGTACACGCTGGCCCACGACGCCGACTTCCTCAGCGTGTACGTCGAGTCCGACACCGGCACCTTCCCCTTCCACCTCGACGACTTCACGCTGACCTACGTCGAGCCCAAGCCGATCCAGACCGGCCTCCCCTCGCTCAAGGACGAGCTGCCGTTCACCATCGGCTCCGCCTTCACCCGGCCCGAGACGCTCGGCGTGCACGGCGAGCTGCTCGCCAAGCACTTCGACGGCGTCACCCCCGGCAACGAGCTGAAGTGGGACGCCACCGAGCCCCGCGAAGGGGAGTTCACCTTCACCGACGCCGACCACCTGGTGAGTTTCGCCACCGAGCACGGCATGACCATCCGCGGCCACACGCTCGCCTGGCACAGCCAGACCCCGGCCTGGGTGTTCGAGAACGCCACCAAGGAGGTGCTGCTGGAGCGCCTGGAGCGGCACGTGCGCACGCTCGTCACCCGCTACAAGGGCAGGATCGCGGCCTGGGACGTGGTCAACGAGGTCGTGGACGAGAACCAGCCCGACGGGCTGCGCCGCTCCCCGTGGTACGAGATCGCCGGGCTCGACTTCATCCGCACAGCCTTCCGCGTCGCCCGCGAGGCCGACCCGGACGCCAAGCTGTTCATCAACGACTACAACACCGAGTTCCCGCGCAAGCGCGAGGCCCTCTACAAGCTGGTCAAGCAGCTCAAGGACGAGGGCGTGCCGATCGACGGCGTCGGGCACCAGCTCCACCTCAACATCGAGCACCCGCCCGCCTCCGCCGTCGAGGCCACCATCGAGCGCTTCGCCCCGCTCGGCCTGGACCAGCAGGTCACCGAGCTGGACGTGAGCATCTACACCGACTTCGTCTCCACCTACGACACGATCCCGCCCGAGCTGCTCGTCGAGCAGGGGTACCGGTACAAGGAGCTGTTCGACGTCTTCCGCCGCCAGGCCGACCGGCTCAGCTCGGTCACGGTGTGGGGCGAGTCGGACGACGTGAGCTGGCTGCGCTCCTGGCCCATCCCGCGCCTGAACGCGCCGCTGCTCTTCGACGACGACCTCCAGGCCAAGCCCGCGTACTGGGGCGTCGTGGACCCGTCCAGACTGGACCCGCTCGTGCGCAAGCTGGAGGCGCCGGCCGCGGTCGTCAAGGTGGACGGCAAGCGCGACCTGGAGTGGGACCTGCTGCCCGACGCGCCCCTCGCCCGCGTGGGCGACGTCTCGGCCGGCTTCCAGGCCCGTTCCTCCGCCGCCGGCCTGTACCTGCTCGCCGAGGTCACCGACCCGGCCGTGAACGCCGGCGACCGGGTGACGTTCACCGTGGACGGCCGCTCCCGCACCCTGACCCGCACCTCCCCGGGCGTGCGCGGCACCGCCACCGGCTACCGGGCGGAGGCCCTGCTGGCCGGCGGCACGGACGTCCAGGTGGCGGTGCACGACCGCGGCACCCGCACCACCTGGACAGGCAGGCTCACCCCCACCGCCGCCGTCAAGCGCACCACCGCCCCGCACCGCCAGGCGCCCCCCGTCCTGGACGGCGCCGTGGACCGCATGTGGTCCGGCGTCCCGGAGATCCGCACCGGCACCTGGATCCAGGGCACCTCCGGGGCGACCGCCAAGGTCCGCTCCCTCTGGTCGGGCTCCACCCTGTACGTCCTGGCCCAGGTCACCGACCCCGAGCTGAGCGAGTCCTCCGCGAACCCGTGGGAGCAGGACTCCGTCGAGCTCTTCGTGGACCCGGGCAACGGCAAGACGAAGGGGTACGAGGACGATGACGGGCAGTACCGGGTGAGCTTCTCGGGGCGGGTCACGGTGGGGGGCACGTTCGACGCGGCAGGCGTCAAGGACAACGTGCGGGCCGCCGCCGTGACAGTGCCGGGCGGGTACGTGGTGGAGGCTGCCATTCACCTGCCCACGGTCACGCTGGAGGAGGGGGCGCTGGTGGGCTTCGACGTTCAGGTGAACGACGCGACGGGCGCGGCTCGTACGGCGGCGGTGACCTGGAACGACGCCACGAGGCGCAGCTACCTGGACACCAGCCACTGGGGGGTGGCCCGGCTGGGGGGCTGA
- a CDS encoding glycoside hydrolase family 43 protein, with translation MIRNPVLPGFHPDPSILRVGDDYYLATSTFEWCPGVLVHHSRDLVHWRSLGGVLTERRLLDLSGVPDSGGVWAPDLTYANGLFHLVYSVMDTYAHGYKDVANYLVTAPAIEGPWSDPVRLPGRGFDAALFHADDGTAYLLNMVFDSRPGRGFSGIELQPLDGSARPKLILENRSITEGPHVYRVDGWYYLMVAEGGTGYEHCVSVLRSRSLEGPYEPDPAGPMLTSRHDPGLELQKAGHGCLVRTQGGEWYLAHLAARPYTPRGRCVLGRESAIQRVEWEDGWPRVAGGVPAVEVPAPALPPHPWPAEDGGWSTLRRPASPDWVRFDGGRITVEGGQSPYGRRAPSLVARRVTAQRCTFGTSVTFEPGSVHQSAGITAYYNSRNWYHLALTTDGVVLTGSDRGARTVHHTAPADGPATRLGLELDGPVLRFTCDGRAIPVELDATILSDEHADEIIDGQVRSFGFTGAFVGLWVQDLAGEGCQARFEDTTYQLADADAEAVVAAQGGE, from the coding sequence ATGATCCGTAATCCCGTCCTGCCAGGCTTCCACCCCGACCCGTCCATCCTGCGCGTCGGCGACGACTACTACCTGGCCACCTCGACGTTCGAGTGGTGCCCCGGCGTGCTCGTGCACCACTCGCGCGACCTGGTCCACTGGCGCAGCCTCGGCGGGGTGCTGACCGAGCGCAGGCTGCTCGACCTGTCCGGCGTGCCCGACTCGGGCGGCGTGTGGGCGCCCGACCTGACGTACGCGAACGGGCTGTTCCACCTGGTCTACAGCGTGATGGACACCTACGCGCACGGCTACAAGGACGTCGCCAACTACCTCGTCACCGCACCCGCCATCGAGGGCCCCTGGTCGGACCCGGTACGGCTGCCGGGACGCGGCTTCGACGCGGCGCTGTTCCACGCCGACGACGGCACGGCGTACCTGCTCAACATGGTCTTCGACTCCCGGCCGGGGCGCGGCTTCTCCGGGATCGAGCTGCAGCCCCTGGACGGGAGCGCCCGGCCGAAGCTGATCCTGGAGAACCGCAGCATCACCGAGGGCCCGCACGTCTACCGGGTGGACGGCTGGTACTACCTGATGGTCGCCGAGGGCGGCACCGGCTACGAGCACTGCGTGAGCGTGCTGCGCTCACGCTCGCTGGAGGGCCCGTACGAGCCGGACCCGGCGGGGCCGATGCTCACCTCGCGCCACGACCCCGGCCTGGAGCTGCAGAAGGCCGGGCACGGCTGCCTGGTGCGGACGCAGGGCGGCGAATGGTACCTGGCGCACCTGGCCGCCCGCCCGTACACGCCGCGCGGCCGGTGCGTGCTGGGCAGGGAGAGCGCGATCCAGCGGGTGGAGTGGGAGGACGGCTGGCCGCGCGTGGCCGGGGGAGTGCCCGCCGTCGAGGTGCCCGCGCCCGCCCTGCCGCCGCACCCGTGGCCCGCCGAGGACGGCGGGTGGAGCACGCTGCGCCGGCCGGCCTCGCCCGACTGGGTGCGCTTCGACGGCGGCCGGATCACCGTCGAGGGCGGTCAGTCACCGTACGGGCGGCGCGCCCCGAGCCTGGTCGCCCGCCGGGTGACGGCCCAGAGGTGCACCTTCGGGACGAGCGTGACGTTCGAGCCGGGCAGCGTGCACCAGTCGGCCGGGATCACCGCCTACTACAACTCGCGCAACTGGTACCACCTCGCGCTCACCACCGACGGCGTCGTCCTGACCGGCAGCGACCGCGGCGCCCGCACCGTGCACCACACCGCACCGGCGGACGGCCCCGCGACCCGCCTCGGGCTGGAGCTCGACGGGCCGGTGCTGCGCTTCACCTGCGACGGCAGGGCCATCCCGGTGGAGCTGGACGCCACGATCCTGTCGGACGAGCACGCCGACGAGATCATCGACGGTCAGGTGCGCTCGTTCGGCTTCACCGGCGCGTTCGTCGGCCTGTGGGTGCAGGACCTGGCAGGCGAGGGCTGCCAGGCCCGCTTCGAGGACACCACGTATCAGTTGGCGGACGCCGACGCGGAGGCGGTGGTGGCGGCGCAGGGCGGCGAGTAG